The Flammeovirga agarivorans genome has a window encoding:
- a CDS encoding AI-2E family transporter, translated as MHKVTKAASTALLLVIIVVCLIYLKSILVPLILAAIFYLIVVEVRTMISGMISLKEHKLPIWLQNLMASLTIFGILFVVVKIMSVSIQNLSESMSHYDGNLQLMEDKLNALFDINITNSLNKMVGDTNFTSLLRTVLSSVTGLFGNAFTILLYIVFLLLEESGFGDKLKAMYPKDSDYVQVMKLLTRVSNLVSSYLTLKTFVSLITGVLSYLVLVFVGIDAPFFWAAIIFILNYIPTIGSLIATLFPAFFIIIQTAEPTLGLVVLLAVGAIQLIVGNFVEPKLMGNSLNVSSLVVLIALAFWGTIWGVIGMILSVPITVLMIIIFGEFESTRRIAILLSETGNIGAPQIRTNLDDDFFFDETVQN; from the coding sequence ATGCATAAAGTGACTAAGGCAGCTTCAACGGCCTTATTATTAGTAATTATTGTTGTTTGTCTGATTTACCTGAAAAGTATTTTAGTACCCTTAATACTTGCTGCAATTTTCTATTTAATTGTAGTGGAAGTAAGAACAATGATCAGTGGAATGATTAGTTTGAAAGAACATAAACTTCCTATTTGGCTACAAAATCTCATGGCATCACTTACCATCTTTGGGATTTTATTTGTTGTGGTTAAAATTATGAGTGTAAGTATTCAAAATCTTTCAGAATCTATGTCACATTATGACGGTAACTTACAGTTAATGGAAGATAAGCTAAATGCACTTTTTGATATTAATATCACCAACTCATTAAATAAGATGGTGGGTGATACCAATTTTACAAGTCTACTAAGAACAGTACTATCTTCTGTGACAGGTTTATTTGGCAATGCATTTACAATACTTCTATACATTGTTTTCTTACTGTTAGAAGAGAGTGGATTTGGTGATAAACTTAAAGCAATGTATCCTAAAGATTCAGATTATGTTCAAGTAATGAAATTGCTTACTAGAGTGAGCAACTTAGTGAGTAGTTATCTAACACTGAAAACATTTGTAAGTCTAATCACAGGTGTATTAAGTTATCTGGTACTTGTTTTCGTTGGAATTGATGCACCCTTCTTCTGGGCTGCTATTATTTTCATATTAAATTACATCCCTACCATTGGTTCTTTAATTGCGACTTTATTTCCTGCTTTCTTTATCATTATTCAAACAGCAGAACCAACCTTGGGTTTGGTAGTACTTCTTGCCGTTGGTGCGATTCAATTGATAGTAGGTAATTTTGTTGAACCAAAACTGATGGGAAATTCTCTCAATGTATCTAGTTTAGTGGTACTAATAGCTTTAGCTTTTTGGGGAACTATTTGGGGAGTAATTGGGATGATCCTTTCTGTTCCTATTACAGTATTGATGATCATTATTTTTGGGGAGTTTGAGTCTACCAGAAGAATTGCCATCCTATTATCAGAGACTGGAAATATAGGAGCCCCTCAAATACGAACTAATTTAGACGATGATTTCTTCTTTGATGAAACCGTTCAGAATTAA
- a CDS encoding DUF3127 domain-containing protein, with protein MAFEVVGKVEKIMDTQQVSDRFKKREFVLLIQDGSYPQYIKFQATQDRCTLLDGFNEGDDIAVTFDLKGRPFDKGGETIYFTNLEAWRIQAAAAAQPQAAPQQAYAAPTQQTTNTPPPPPPPVGGDDIDGDLPF; from the coding sequence ATGGCTTTCGAAGTAGTAGGAAAAGTTGAAAAGATCATGGATACTCAACAAGTATCAGATCGTTTCAAGAAAAGAGAATTTGTACTGTTAATCCAAGATGGAAGTTACCCTCAGTACATTAAATTTCAAGCAACGCAAGATCGTTGTACTTTATTAGACGGATTTAATGAAGGAGATGATATTGCTGTAACATTTGATTTAAAAGGTAGGCCTTTCGATAAGGGAGGAGAAACTATATATTTTACAAACTTAGAAGCTTGGAGAATTCAAGCTGCTGCGGCTGCACAGCCACAAGCTGCTCCTCAACAAGCGTATGCTGCACCAACACAGCAAACAACAAATACACCACCACCTCCACCGCCACCAGTAGGAGGCGATGATATTGATGGAGATTTGCCATTCTAG
- a CDS encoding DinB family protein: MNSHIEQIQDNTNHLVTFLENLDLSNEKPTKDQEWSILEILEHIYITDRGIYNMLSKPTDLVAESDEIAGKGKLEHILINKRANKVKSPDSFVPKGIYKDVDSFKKEFLAFRNAMVDDIINERFLIDQRIHKHFVLGEMTISDWIYFIIYHTNRHLEQIKERI; this comes from the coding sequence ATGAATTCTCATATTGAACAAATACAAGATAACACTAACCATTTGGTTACATTTCTAGAAAATCTAGATTTATCTAATGAAAAACCAACTAAAGATCAAGAATGGAGTATTTTAGAAATCCTTGAACATATCTATATCACCGATAGAGGTATATATAATATGCTTTCTAAACCCACTGATTTGGTTGCCGAGTCTGATGAGATAGCGGGAAAGGGTAAGTTAGAGCATATTCTAATTAATAAAAGAGCCAATAAGGTGAAGTCTCCTGATTCATTTGTACCAAAAGGCATATACAAAGATGTAGACTCTTTTAAAAAGGAGTTTCTTGCTTTTAGAAATGCTATGGTAGATGATATCATAAATGAGAGGTTCCTTATTGATCAAAGGATACATAAACATTTTGTTTTAGGTGAAATGACGATATCTGATTGGATTTATTTTATCATTTATCATACAAATAGACATTTAGAACAGATAAAGGAAAGAATCTAA
- a CDS encoding DUF418 domain-containing protein, giving the protein MTKSQTIGPTTGKQRLGVIDALRGFAILGILFANILSWSLFKFNPFTTLETLPYFEENNILYSLLSFFIDTKFYSIFSILFGVGFFLQYDRQRDNQEAFLKVYKRRLRFLILFGFIHMLFWSGDILMLYGMMAFIFIQFRNMSSDKILKWSIGLMFLAPLAIDAVVYFIAPGWMSPEESLAKKTYIDQDPASVVAAFQSGNVLTAFKQNLHNVMWRWFDFLPSGRPFKVLGLFLLGFYLQSKNFFTVTGRSWKVFFSYAAIGTVLHLIGYQIGGSMAQFPSSLSDLGYKAVMVVGQVFLALSYASLLSLIYHTSFGEKLFMPLTSVGKMSFTNYLSHTFIGIVIFYGVGFGLGGHLNLAPIFAIAVLIYAFQVAYSYVWLKYFKFGPLEWGWKCLTYKKTFPLKNSTYEKIKADRLAAVKK; this is encoded by the coding sequence ATGACGAAATCTCAAACTATAGGACCAACTACTGGCAAACAAAGGCTCGGAGTAATCGACGCATTACGTGGCTTTGCGATATTAGGAATCTTATTTGCAAACATATTGAGCTGGAGTTTGTTTAAGTTTAATCCTTTTACAACTCTTGAAACATTACCATATTTTGAAGAAAACAATATTTTATATAGCTTATTAAGTTTTTTTATTGATACTAAATTCTATAGTATCTTCTCAATTTTATTTGGAGTTGGTTTCTTTTTACAATACGACCGTCAGAGAGACAATCAAGAAGCATTCTTAAAAGTATACAAAAGACGTCTAAGATTTCTAATCTTATTCGGTTTTATCCATATGTTATTCTGGTCTGGTGATATCCTTATGCTTTACGGTATGATGGCATTTATCTTCATACAGTTCAGAAACATGTCTTCTGATAAAATATTAAAATGGTCTATCGGACTAATGTTCCTAGCACCATTAGCTATTGATGCAGTAGTTTATTTCATTGCCCCAGGTTGGATGTCTCCTGAAGAATCATTGGCAAAAAAGACTTATATAGATCAAGATCCTGCTTCTGTTGTTGCAGCATTCCAAAGTGGAAATGTTTTAACGGCATTCAAGCAAAATTTACATAACGTTATGTGGAGATGGTTCGATTTCTTACCATCTGGTAGACCGTTTAAAGTATTAGGCCTTTTCCTATTAGGTTTTTATTTACAGTCTAAAAACTTCTTCACAGTTACAGGGCGTTCTTGGAAAGTATTCTTCTCTTATGCAGCAATAGGAACTGTTTTGCATTTGATTGGATATCAAATTGGTGGCTCTATGGCACAATTCCCAAGTTCACTAAGTGATTTAGGATATAAAGCAGTAATGGTTGTTGGGCAGGTATTCCTTGCTTTATCTTATGCGTCATTATTATCCCTTATCTACCATACAAGTTTTGGTGAAAAGCTATTTATGCCATTAACTTCTGTAGGTAAGATGTCTTTCACCAATTACTTATCACATACATTTATTGGTATTGTCATTTTCTATGGCGTTGGTTTCGGTTTAGGTGGTCATCTTAACTTAGCTCCAATATTTGCCATTGCAGTATTAATATATGCATTCCAAGTAGCATATAGCTATGTTTGGTTGAAGTACTTTAAATTTGGACCATTAGAATGGGGATGGAAATGTCTTACTTATAAAAAGACTTTCCCTCTGAAGAATAGTACTTATGAAAAAATTAAAGCTGACCGTTTAGCAGCAGTGAAAAAATAA
- a CDS encoding pseudouridine synthase — translation MSEYRYFVVNKPYGVLPQFSDHDGRKTLKSLGKFPSDVYPVGRLDLDSEGLLIITNDKMLNHKLLNPKFEHNKTYLVQVEGDITDEAIKKLEKGTEISVNKTKYKTLPARCKKVEKPENLEERDPPVRFRKNIPTSFIELTIHEGKNRQVRKMTASVGFPCLRLIRLAVEDLRIVNLPRGGVIELDKEFMLEKLKLKKDTGSAPRTNQARHRKPSGGSKRPGYGRPKPKPKGRR, via the coding sequence ATGTCAGAGTATAGATATTTTGTGGTCAATAAACCTTACGGAGTATTGCCTCAGTTTTCAGATCATGATGGTAGAAAAACATTAAAAAGTTTAGGGAAATTTCCATCTGATGTCTACCCTGTTGGACGCTTAGATCTTGACAGCGAGGGCTTATTGATCATTACCAATGATAAAATGCTTAATCACAAATTATTAAACCCAAAATTTGAACACAATAAAACCTATTTGGTTCAAGTAGAAGGTGATATTACTGATGAAGCAATAAAAAAATTAGAAAAAGGAACTGAAATTTCAGTCAACAAAACAAAATATAAAACATTACCTGCCCGCTGTAAAAAGGTTGAAAAACCGGAAAATTTAGAGGAAAGAGATCCACCGGTTAGATTTAGAAAAAATATCCCTACTTCCTTTATCGAGCTGACAATTCATGAAGGTAAAAATAGACAGGTAAGAAAAATGACCGCTTCTGTAGGATTTCCTTGTTTAAGATTAATCCGCTTAGCTGTCGAAGACCTAAGGATTGTCAACTTACCAAGAGGTGGTGTTATTGAGCTTGACAAGGAGTTTATGTTGGAAAAACTCAAATTAAAGAAGGATACTGGTAGTGCACCTAGAACGAATCAAGCAAGACATAGAAAACCAAGTGGTGGTTCTAAACGACCAGGTTATGGCAGGCCTAAACCTAAACCAAAAGGTAGAAGATAA
- a CDS encoding acyl-CoA dehydrogenase family protein, translated as MTDFYTISDLLTEEQLLIQTSTREFIQANVSPIIEECAQKATFPNHLIKQFGEMGLLGPAISDTYGGGGLDYISYGLIMQEVERGDSGLRSMASVQSSLVMYPIEAFGSEEQKNKWLPRLAKGEILGCFGLTEPNHGSNPAGMETKLTEKDGEYILNGAKMWITNSPQADIAIVWARDDNKRVKGVIVEKGMEGFSAPEIHNKWSLRASITGELVFEDVKIPKENILPLKDGLGAPLMCLDNARYGIAWGAIGAAMDCYETALKYSLEREQFDRPIAGFQLTQKKLSEMLTEITKAQLLALRLGQLKNAGKATTTQISMAKRNNVEIALKIARESRQILGGMGISGEFSIMRHMMNLESVITYEGTHDIHLLILGAEITGIPAFK; from the coding sequence ATGACTGATTTTTATACTATTTCAGATTTACTGACTGAAGAACAACTACTAATTCAGACTTCCACAAGAGAATTCATTCAAGCGAATGTCTCTCCCATTATTGAAGAATGTGCACAAAAAGCTACTTTTCCGAACCATTTGATTAAACAATTTGGAGAAATGGGCCTTTTAGGTCCTGCCATTTCAGACACATATGGAGGAGGTGGATTAGATTACATTTCATATGGACTCATCATGCAAGAAGTTGAAAGAGGTGATTCTGGACTGAGGTCTATGGCTTCTGTACAAAGCTCATTAGTGATGTATCCTATTGAGGCTTTTGGATCAGAAGAACAAAAAAATAAATGGCTACCTCGTTTAGCTAAAGGTGAGATCTTAGGGTGCTTTGGTTTAACGGAACCAAACCATGGATCTAACCCTGCAGGTATGGAAACAAAGCTCACTGAAAAAGATGGTGAATATATATTGAACGGAGCAAAAATGTGGATTACAAATTCTCCACAAGCAGATATTGCCATCGTCTGGGCTCGAGATGATAATAAAAGAGTAAAAGGTGTCATTGTGGAAAAAGGTATGGAAGGTTTTTCAGCTCCTGAGATTCACAATAAATGGTCTTTAAGAGCTAGTATCACAGGGGAATTGGTTTTTGAAGATGTTAAGATTCCGAAAGAAAATATTCTCCCATTAAAAGATGGATTAGGTGCACCGCTTATGTGTCTAGACAATGCAAGATATGGTATTGCATGGGGTGCTATTGGTGCGGCAATGGATTGTTATGAAACTGCCCTAAAATATTCATTAGAAAGAGAACAGTTTGATCGCCCAATTGCTGGATTTCAATTAACACAGAAGAAACTTTCCGAAATGTTAACAGAAATCACAAAAGCACAACTACTTGCCTTACGATTAGGCCAATTAAAAAACGCTGGAAAGGCTACCACTACACAAATATCTATGGCTAAGCGTAATAACGTAGAAATAGCATTAAAAATAGCCAGAGAATCAAGGCAAATTCTCGGTGGTATGGGTATCTCTGGTGAGTTTTCTATAATGAGACACATGATGAATTTAGAATCTGTTATCACATATGAGGGTACACATGACATACATTTATTAATTTTGGGAGCAGAAATTACAGGAATTCCTGCATTTAAATAA